Proteins encoded together in one Miscanthus floridulus cultivar M001 chromosome 16, ASM1932011v1, whole genome shotgun sequence window:
- the LOC136511511 gene encoding uncharacterized protein: MEIKRDVWSLLLVLLLGQLVAFASSVSSFTSSVIANLGVDAPLTQSFFAYLLLTLVYVPIVLRRRQKLQIAWYWYLALAFFDVQGNYLVVKAYQYSYITSVTLLDCWTVVWVIVLTWYALGTRYSLWQFVGAGTCVAGLALVLLSDAESPEEQDPGKMPLLGDVLVIAGTVGFAFSNVGEEYCVKKKDRVEVVAMLGLFGLLISIVQILIFERKGLEAVTWSPTMISLFAGFAVATFIFYTITPFVLKMSGSTLFNLSLLTSDMWAVAIRVLFYQQQINWLYYLAFTVVAIGLIIYSLNDSSSDDETAGSSEAPAQYQQLPIEDNSTRIGSNSGSQERTHKEEVHIY; encoded by the exons ATGGAGATTAAGAGGGACGTATGGAGCCTGCTGCTCGTGCTGCTCCTCGGGCAGCTCGTCGCCTTCGCCTCCTCCGTCTCAAGCTTCACCTCCTCCGTCATTGCTAATCTTG GAGTTGATGCACCACTGACACAGTCTTTCTTCGCTTACCTGTTGCTGACCTTAGTCTATGTACCAATCGTCCTGCGTCGACGGCAGAAGCTGCAA ATAGCATGGTACTGGTATCTAGCTCTGGCCTTCTTTGATGTACAGGGGAACTATCTTG TTGTGAAGGCATACCAGTACTCATACATTACCAGTGTAACTTTGTTGGATTGTTGGACTGTTGTATGGGTCATCGTGCTCACCTGGTACGCACTGGGCACAAGATACTCACTCTGGCAGTTCGTGGGGGCAGGGACATGTGTGGCAGGGCTTGCCCTTGTGCTGCTTTCAGATGCAGAATCTCCAGAGGAGCAAG ATCCGGGAAAAATGCCACTTCTGGGGGATGTCCTTGTTATTGCTGGGACAGTTGGTTTTGCGTTTAGCAATGTTGGGGAG GAATACTGTGTCAAGAAAAAGGATAGAGTTGAAGTTGTTGCAATGCTTGGACTCTTTGGGTTGCTGATCAGCATAGTGCAGAT ACTTATATTTGAAAGGAAGGGCCTAGAAGCAGTTACATGGTCTCCAACAATG ATAAGTCTGTTTGCAGGATTTGCAGTGGCAACTTTCATATTCTACACAATTACTCCTTTCGTTCTTAAG ATGAGTGGATCTACATTGTTCAACCTTTCACTGCTAACATCTGACATGTGGGCAGTCGCCATTCGAGTTTTATTCTATCAGCAACAG ATAAACTGGTTGTACTACCTAGCATTCACAGTTGTAGCCATTGGATTAATCATCTATTCGTTGAA TGATAGTtcttcagatgatgaaacagCTGGAAGTTCAGAAGCACCAGCCCAATATCAGCAACTACCAATTGAAGACAATTCAACAAGAATTGGTTCTAATTCAGGTAGCCAAGAAAGGACACATAAGGAAGAAGTTCATATCTAT